Genomic DNA from Lepus europaeus isolate LE1 chromosome 15, mLepTim1.pri, whole genome shotgun sequence:
CACCAGCTCTTGGCAGCTGCATCAGAGCCCCTTGTCATTCTTGCAAAGGTTTGCTTTCCGGGGAGTTAGAAACTCGGACTCATATTTTATGGATAGCTTATCCTGACAAAGCCTGGTTCTCAGAATCTTTACGTACATCTGTCCTCCTACATAAAAAGCTGCTAATTCCATCTTCATTTCTTCggtatgtttgtttatttaattttctagctGGGGCCCAGGGTCAATAGCTGGTGTTGCCATAGGATGTTTCAGAGACTTTTTGctggtttgttgttgttcttgttgttgttcttgCCCAAGTGTTTACTTTCAAATTTGCAAATGGAGAAGGATTTAAATGTTTAagttaaataaacagaaaatacattCATAGATTCATTAGCAAATTATGTGTTTAATGACTCTTCCCTGTTCCTCCCCACTGCTACAAGAGTAAAAGTAAATATTGAATAATTCCTTACTATGCCAGAAATCATAGGTAACAAACGTGCAAGCATCCTTGACTATTGATTTATGACGAGGAGATCTTATTTGATAGAATCTTGCTGTTCGGCCCAGAACCAAGAAGAGAAGCAACTGAATGTGACCAAAAATATTGTTGTGACATATGGTTTATCTGAAATCAAATAGCTGTGCCCTGTGCCCCCATTAGACAGGAAGCTCAGTGCCACTCAGGCAGACGAAGCTGATAGCTTCAACCCAGTACCTACTCAGAATCACCTGCTTACTCTACTGCCCCAGCTAAGCAAGGGCATGAGTCATATCCAGAATCAAGCAGGAGGCTTGAAACCCACCATGCCCAGGAAACAGGAGACCCCTCCTTAGCACAATCTGAAAGGTGCAGGGTGCAAAACACATGGATAATGTGAGTTCTTCATAACACCTGGTGCTTTTTGTTCCATTCATCTCTATCTAAGCCCAGTGGAAAGCCAGACTTgtataactaaatttaaaaataaagcaatgttATATGATATGGGAATGTGCCCATCTTCAAGTAACAGGGAATCTTTTCCAGTCTGTCATCAAGATAAATGAGCTCTAAGCTTCTCAACAAGAAACAAAGTAGTTTCCTCTTTAGTGACTGCTGTCATTCGCATCTGACATCATCagctttcacaatttttaaacCAATGTATGTCCTGATCTCAACTTCCACATctgtgaaataaaaagtaaacaagtGAGTACATAAAAAACATGGCAAGTGTGTTCATCCTCTAAGTCCAAAGCTACATAACTGCATAAGATCTTAAAGGAGACCAATAACTCAACCTGTGTCCCCAAAACAGGGAATTAATACATCCAAGGACAGAGGAAGCAAAAAGAAGGGCTTCCCAGAAACACAAGGCAGGTGGTCACTGCCGCCAGCACTATAACCAGGGATTAGTACCTGTGTTTTTATCTCTGGCCACAGGCACAGAACACAAAGAGGAAGGGCTGTACTTTTAACATCTGTCTTCCTGCACCAGGGGCTTCCTTTCATGGGAAGATTCCCACACACCAAAAATAGGAAGTCAGACCTCACTGCTGGGGGAGGTGGCTTTGAGTCATGGAACCTCTGCACTGGAGTATGCCTAGGACACTAGTCCATGCCATACCCAATCTCTTTGTCCTTATGGGAACTTCAATGATTGGCTGACCCTAAGGAAGAGATCACAGCCCACCAGGTGAAGCCCCTCTGGTATAGTCTGTCCATCCACAGGGGAAAATCCAAGAGCACAGCCCAGTGTCAAAACTTTAACAGCAGGAATTCCCCGAACAGTCTTGGGTCAACCCTTATAGCGGACTTTTAAATGACCAGAAGCGGGTGAGTATTGCATCagaagtgccagggttcaagttccaggttttttttttttttttttgcaatcatATCTGGAAAATAGACCAAAAATAATCTTCTCaagtctggcttcctgccagtgcgcaTCCTAGGGGCCAACAGGTGCAGGTTCAAGGACTTGaatcctgccacccgtgtgggaggcctagattgagttcctggttattgcaggcatttgaacaggatctttctctctctctctctcgctctctctctctcctccctttaaaataaaaaattaattaatctacAACATAaggggaccccccccccaaaattccattttaaatctAGTTGCCAAATCAAAGCTTCCTTAAACCCTGGGCAATGAAACTCCAATTTCAGTTATAGAAATTGAGGCTAACGCATGACATCCTTCTGGTCCCCAGATGAGTaacaaaacactttaaaattcaCAATCagtcacaaaaataaattaactctCTCATCTAGAAATGTCTAGAAATGGACTGGATACAGGAGGTATAGAAAGATTATAGCTGCATGATTAGCGATTacatagaaaatattcaaacttTCATTAATAGTCAAAGAAGAAACCTAAAGTTCATTAGACATCTACATATATCCACCATACTCGTTAATTCCAGGAAAATTTTACTGATGTGGTTTTATTTAATCTGTATTGCTGAGCTAAGAAAACAGCATTAGAGGAGATAAATTCATAATTGCCTATTTAGTGTCTTTATTTCTGTCCTTTTCTTAGCCCCAGAAAGTGCAGAGTGTTGACATGGAAAAAACACTGTGATGAACATGAAAGCAAATATGAACTTAGTTTTTGAGCTGAGGTTTAATCATATGGAGCCACGTGGCTGTCCCCATGGCCTTGTCCCTGGGATCATGCGTTTAGAGCTTCCAGGCAGTTCTCATCATGACGATGAAGTACACATCAGTGTCAATGGATGCACTTACACCTGCATAGTAGTTCATAAACTCCTCGGGGGTCACCTGCAGCAGAAATGTTAGAAACAAAAGGAAACTTGACTCACTCTTTCAGTGGAAGCCCATCTTCTGTACCTGTAAGTAgaaggacttaattttttttttttggggggggggtggtttgtGGTCATAGCTGAGAAATAGATCTAAAACAAGAGGAAAAGAGAAGCTGGCAAGGGCAGAGAAATTGGCACATGGGAGGTGAAGAAGAAAGTCTTGAAAATGTCCCAACCAACCTAAATGGAAAGTGAGAACAGGTTGTCATCTTTTCCTCAAAGCAGGAACCCATCAGTTTTGATACGTGAGACTGAAATGCAGAGTAAGGAACCCATGCTCTTGGACTGGAGTTAAGCTTGTCTCTCTGTGACACATGAGAAACAACATGTCATGTCCTGTGTCAGGATAAGAAATGTTTTACCTTTTACAAAATGTCCTGTGGGCAAAGGAAGAAATTCTtagccaaaatgcttgggcctcaTGCTTTTCCAAGATACAAATTTTTCACTAAAAACATAGAATAAGCAAAAACTACCTCCTATCCCTGCTTCCCTTCTCAGCTTAGGTTCTCTCTGCATTCTACACCTATATCTGTCTCTTGGGAACATCAACTAATATAGGATTTCACATTACTTTGCTTTGGAAAGGAATAAAAATGGTTACCATTCTTCCTTGTTAACAGATGTACATAATAGGCATATGTCAAGGCAACCATATTGGCCAACATGATAAGTTGCATCAGGGAATTGCCCTCCTGTTGATCCACCTCTATGGCCAGACAATTCATCCCAGAGTGTGAATCTACTTACATGGGAGAATGCAAACACAGTAATGATGATTGGGAAATTCATCATTCTCTAGTTAGCTCTCAATTTTCAGTGCTTAAGAGGGATGAAAACCATCATGAGAAGGGAAATCCATAGACAATTCAAAACCTCTTTCTAGTTCATAACAGCAAACTGTTTTCTCACCATATTTCTGGCAATATGCCTACCTCTTCTAAGAATCATAGAATTTAATGGacccatttgttttttgtttgtttgttttgctgaaaTTCTGTGAACAGGAAAAAATTACAGGCACAGGATCTACAGTTCAGTTGTTTCCCTTGTACTACCTTCTAGCTATCCTTCTCAAAATCAATGAAAGCCATTAGGCTTAACTAATAGTTGAGCTTGCTTATCCATGATCTGTAAacacaaataagtttaaaaaaatgcatagggCTAATTATTCTCTCTATAAAACAATTTGCCACAAATTTCCACAATCAACAATTTCTTGTGCATTTAGGGTATGattcaatatttaaattttgaatcacacattatttttctgaaacatttttatgTTGGTTAAAGGAGATATCTCTTGAATGCCTTTAGCACAATGTCTAGTTGATAAATGTTCAATGAATGTTGCCCAGGTTCATTGTCATGCTAAGTGAGGTTCATGTACACATTATACTCAGTAGTTAAAAGGTCAAGTCTGAATTTTTTAGAGCTGAGAATCTCAAATATGAGTGTGCATAGGAGTCACCTGACACActtattaaatatgtaaattctGGTCTTCACCCCCCCCAAAGTCAGACCATGTGGTTCTGCAGTGCAGTGCAGCCAGCAATCTGCATTATTAAtacatccctccctccccacgaTGATCACAGAGTTGGGTTTTGTTGCAGGGTCTGTGGTATCCAGGTGACATCAAGGGCTGGAATTGCTTTAAACTCAATAACCTCTATGAGTATCTTGGAGAGCTTAATGTGTTTGATTAACATAAATGTCAAAGGCGCAGGGGTGGGGACTTCAAATCAGCTGAATCACAACTGACTATTTCGAGCTGGGTTAGAGAAAGGAGCAGCTGAGTTCCCCTGGCAGCAAGGAGGAACCACCTGCAGAAAGCACGCAAAGACACCCTGGAATCCAGAGACAGTTGGGCGAACGTGGGGAAATGGCAGTTGGCTATTTTTCCACAGACATCTCAGAGATCAGAGGCCAGAAatactggggggaaaaaaaatcgtACAGTTCAGTGACTTCTGTCCCCAAAGATTTGACAGCCCCACAGGGTCTAGACAGACTTCCTTTCATCAACCTCCACAATCCCTCAGCCTGAAGAAGAGGGTGCTTCTCCACCTCTGGCTGGAAAATGTCAGCAGGAGGTCAGGAAATGCCTGGATCCTGTCCCCCACCTCTTTCTAACACGTAGGTCTCATCACAATGTGTCATACAAAAGGGGGAAATTCCCCTCAGAAGGGGAAGGCTTATTTCTTCTTCCCCCAAGCACCACCTCTTCTTCCCACCCACTGTCCTCCTGATCTTGTCCTTTGTAGTAAAAGAGTTGGGGTGATACACTCTGAGGTTCTGCTGCTGCTGTCGTTGGCCATGAAGAGAACCCCACTGCCCAGTATCATGACTCTTAGGTCACCTCAGAGCAGAACTGACTCtggtttttaaaagttcttgTATATCAGCGTGCCTGCAttggagccccagctctgctctcaattccaccttcctaccaatgagccctctgggaggcttcaggtgatggctgaaatagttaggcccctgccacccacatgggaaacctggattgagttcctggcccctggcttcagtctggcccagtcccaactgttgtggacatttagggagtgaaccagtgggtgggagacctctgtctgtgTCTATCACTTtgcattttgagaaaataaacaacttttacaGCCATGATTTTTTATGGCTATTGGTAAAAGACACATGACAATTCCAATTCGAGCCAGACATAGTTATGGAGATACAATTCTTTTCCAGGCTATGCACTTGTAAtgggaaaataataatttaatggaGATAGAGAGGTCACTTTCCTTCCAAGCTCATGTCAAAGCATGTCAAAGAACAAATCAGGCTAAATTCTGTTATTTGGCATTCTCTTTACCAAAAGCTGCCCGGAAGTGGCAAAGGCAGTGGCAAGTGATGCTCAAAGGGATGAATGTGAAAGGCACTGAAACTCTCTCCTGTGAGTCCATCCCAAAACAAAAACGGTTCAATTATTGTCTCATTTTTAAGTTAAATCTGTTTTACAAGACCTGGTTCATTAGGATGTAGCTAGTTGAAACTGACTGTATTATCAAAATACCACATCCTCTAGATAACGGGTAGGTATCTGAATGTGGATCCCCTACCaatgtatgtgtatttataatGAATGTGTTAACAATGTGTTGCAATGTTTAAGGCTTTGGATCTATTGCCTTCTGGCAGTTTCAAATGGGGTAGAAGGAATTCCCCTTAGAGTAAGTGTTTTACTTACCACTCCATCTTTCTCATAAGGAGAATCAAAGTTATCCAGAAATTTCCGGAATACTTGTTCCTCTGACCATTCTCCATTTTGGTACTTTGGGTGGTGTTTTGCGTTATACATCTCACGAAGGTCTTCAATGGTTATAACACCATCTCCAGTCTTGTCTAACTTTCTAAAAGCTTGCATAATTACCTCTTTTCTGGCTCTAGACATCGGAGGCTAGATAAACAGGAAATAAAGCATATTCACAAACATACACAGAAAATGAGCTTTCCTTGTATTACATGTGAGGAAATACCATCTTGCCCCCAATGATAAGAGATAGCACAATGGCATGTAATATTAGATGATACGCATAATGACTGCCTCAAAAAGTCTCTGAACCTGGCCACAAGAGCCTGCCCAAACTCCCCACAGTGTACTCACAACTTCTGAAATCAAACCTCAAAATAGCCAATGCAAACCACATGAGAGCCAACTTTGGCAAAATTTGATTCATGGGGACACTTACTCTTAATGTGAGAAGAAATTCATTGAAGTCTATCACTCCATTTCCATCTTTATCAAACCTCCGGAAAAGCTCTTCCGCCTCTTCCTTTTCCATGACCACCGCGTAATCGTTTAACCCtttcacaaactctttgaaatCAAGGGTTCGGTTGTTGTTGTCATCCATAATTCGAAATGCTCTGaagaaaatatacacacaaaatagaaaaaagaaacccCACAAATGACAGGTATACatatgaagatttaaaaagaaaatcattctcCAAGGTTTtcaaaggaaaatgtaaattcCTTTCTGCATCCTCCCTTCCAAaattggaaaacacacacacacactgtatcaCTCTATAAATATAACAGGGAGCATTTTCCAGGCCTCCATCCTGCCTAACAGACCCAAGGGACACAAAGTTTTTCCATCTCCCAACTAAAGGAACATAGAAAATGTAGACAGTTACTTTGAATACCCTATTTACCCTGTTTTCCTCTAAAACCTAGCATAGAAACACGGTTTCTCATTTTTCAACATATACCCACAGACTGCCCAAAATGTGCAGACATGGTATTAGCTCTTCCCAACAGCTGTGCCTAATCACTCAAACTTGGTACCCATAGCCCTCTCTATGAAAGAAATTCTACATTACTAACTTCTACTTGTGTTTACTTGTGGTACTTGGGGTCCTTCCATCAACTTCATCTTACCCCATTGTGGTCTCACTGTTTTCCTTCTCTATCCCCTACCActgcccccagcacagccccgaGAACTTTCTGATTTGCTGGTAGTCTAACACTTAGAAAGAGTTCTTAACTGGAGTTTAGAAAAACTGGGCTTGAGTTCCAATTCTACTACTaaaactagctgtgtgaccttgggaataACAGGTaacctctgggtctcagttttcttTAAGGGACTAGGTTGGTTTTGGTTTATCTTAAGTTTCCTACTAGTTCTAGCAAAAAAACTATAATTCTCAAGTCACAAGTTGTACTTTTCTTAAATGTGAAAATGACAGCCCCTTACCCACTTGTATTTCACACCTCATTTGAAGAACAGGAAAGCATACTTTGAGTAAGGGAATAAAACCGGAACACAGGCTCCATGAGGGCAAAAACTCTGACTGCTTGCTTGCTGCTGGATGTTTATTAAGTAGTAACCACCCTATCAGTGTTTGCTGGCTGCTTGACTTAGTGAATGAATTACCTAATGAGCACATAGCAGTGCTACAGTAAGTAAACTGATTAGTTCCcctgtaaaacataaataaatttgaaataaataatttatcattAAACCACTTGGATTAGggtatttggtctagcagttaagacacctgcaacccatatcagagtacctgggttcaattcctgattccagattcctgctaatgtcatCCCTAGGAACCAGCAGTGATTGCCtgagtaattggattcctgccactcatgtgagagacctggattgagttcctggctccctgcttgggTCCTGGGCTAGTGctggctgctatgggcatttggagagtgaaccagcagattagaatgtctctctctctctctctctctgcctctggaataaatgaataaacttttttttttttttgacaggcagagtggacagtgagagagagagagacagagagaaaggtcttcctttgccattggttcaccctccaatggcccctgcagccagcgtgctgcagcaggcgcaccgcgctgatccgaaggcaggagccaggtacttatcctggtctcccatgcgggtgcagggcctaagcacttgggccatcctccactgccttcccgggccacagcagagagctggcctggaagaggggcaactgggacagaatccggcaccctgaccgggactagaacccagcgtgccagcgccgcaggcagaggattagcctagtgagccgtggcgccggccatgaataaacttttaaagaacactGTGCATTATATACATTGATTGGGCAGTAAGAGTGTGCAAAATGCTGCACTAAAGTTTGTGATGGGGGATTTAAAAGGGAGCAAGACTTCATCTCCATCCCCAAGAAACTTagagagaagcaggaagagaggtagggggagggagagaaaaaagaacGAGCACCATCAGCAGTTATGAGTAAAGGGAGAAGGAGTACATTCCAGATAAAAGCAGTTGTTAGGGGATTCTTGAGACAGCTAACGCAGCTGGAGGACGTCATGGAATTCCAGCGGGAAGCTGAGTTAGTGGCAGACTATGAGCAATGTTAAATGTGCTCCAAATGCTAAAGAGTTTcaaattccttatttatttggaggcagagagcACGCACATGCTCccattcaccggttcactcccaataTGCCTACAACAGCCCCTGACCGGACTGGAGataaaaaccaggagccagggactcaacccACATCTGTCACATCAGTGGCGggagcccagtgacttgagccatcacaactgtctcccagaatgcacattaacaggaggctggaatcaagaACTGGActcgggtattgaacccaggtactccaatgtagggtgcaggcatctcaagcagcgtcttaactgctacatcaaaggcctgccctttttaaaaaaaaaatagttgagtgGTTTTCACAAGTGATATCCTCCAAGTAAAAGCTTAAGAGAACTCTAGCGATGGCAGGAATGAATGACAAAAAGCATGGAAGCGGCCAGCctgcgcctcggctcaataggctaatcctctgcctgtggcgccggcacaccaggttctagtcccggttgcccctcttccggtccagctctctgctgtggcccaggagtgcagtggaagatggcccaagtgcttgggccctgcaccccatgggagaccaggagaagcacctggctcctggcttcggatcagcacggtgcgctggccgcagcggccattggggggtgaaccaacggaaaaggaagacctttctctctgtctctctctctcactgtccactctgcctgtccaaaaaaaaaaaaagcgtggaAGCAAGGGAACCAGCAAGAGTACCATATGGTGAGAGTCCAGGGGAAAGATGTGAAATGTTTGCACTTgagcaactgaaataaaaataagaaaagaggggctggcgctgtggtgtagcaggtaaagccgccgcctgcagtgccggcatcccacatgggcactggttcaagtcccagctgcttcacttgcaatccagctctctgctacagcctcagaaagcagtggaaaatggcccaagtccttggggccttgcaccagagtgggagacccagaagaagctcctagctcctggcttcagatcagcccagctctggccatggcgatcatttggggagtgaaccagcggaatggaagactctctctggctctacctagctctgtaactctatctttcaaataaataaatctttaaaaaaataaataaagagattgaCTGATATAATTGAAGTAGAGGAGTCAATCTGAGGGGTTAATGAAGGTAATTCTGAGGTTTCCAACCAAAGGAAATGTGCAAACTGATGACAGCATTAAAAGGGTGGGTGCTGCAGGAGAAGTTGTGTTTGCAAGAGGGCAGGATGAATTTTTGTCTGGTTTGGGACAGTAAGCCAACTAGGCAGAGCTACTCACCAGGTCATTGCGTAGGTGGGGAAGTAGTATTCTTCCTGATAAAAGGCAGAAATTGTGAAATGAGTTTGACACTCAGGAGAAGATTCAATGCCAAGAATGTGACAAGGGGCCAGGGTAAAATTTATCTAACTCAGGAATGGGCAAGATGTAGAGTGAGCTAAGGATACTGGCAACAGAATCTTGGGAAGAATCTACATTTATGAGGCAAGTGGAAACTCCAGCAAAAGAGTATGCACTGCTAAAACCATCAGAATTTGGTGTCAAAAACCAAAGGTGTCAAAATGATGGAGGCACCCTGACCTTGGCCAGAATAAAGACTCGAGATAGGATAGAAAGTTTGGGCCAGGAGCCCACACTTCTCAGGATATTGGGAGTCCTGGAGGTTGGCAAATGGTAGGACTTAGCCTTCAAAAAGAGATATCCTGCAAAGACAGGATTTATGGGGAAGGGATAAGTGAACAAAGGTGGGGGACTATTACCTGGGACTGCAGAAGTGCATTTAGCCCTCAAATGACTCTAAGAAGTAGAGAAGAAAGGGAAGCTTCTACTTGCAGAGATTTAGGGAAGGCCAAGGCCATAAAGGAAACAGAGGGCACAGTCCAGCAACAGGCTGAGGATGAGGTGGTGTCTGTTAACACAGGCTGGTTCATGGTGGAAGGGCTGATGTAGGTGCAGCGTGAAAATATAAAGGTGACACAGGCAGGATGAAAGAAATATGACTGTAACCATATTGAAAGAgtgggcaggggccggcactgtggcagtccaggtaaggccaccacctgctatgccggcatcccatatggccaccggtttgaaacccagctgctccactcccaatccaattctctgctagaagatggcccaagtcgctgggtctctgtacctatgtgggagacccagatggctcctggctttggactgacccaatcctggccactgcagctattcgggagtgaatcagcagatagaaaaccaattctctctctctctctttcgctctctctctctctctgtctctttcaaataaataataaatcttaacaaagaaggaggaggaacaggaggaggaaagaaagtgGGCAAATCTTTCCATTGCACAGTGACAGCCTAGCCCTAAGAGTCCATATACCCACAGTCCAGGCTTGTGACAGAGCCGGCCTTAACCTGTGAGTTGGGAATCCTCAActatcccaggtgctccatttctctCTCGAGGTGAAGCCCTCCAtggcctcctgcctggcccatgGCAGGCACTTGGTGTAGTTTGCTGTAATGTGCAGAACTTGCCACCAGGAGGCATATAGTCTCCTTCCCCTTGGGTTTCCCAGTCCCAAGAAACTTGCACTATCAGTAGTCAGGAGTACAGACCCTAGCAGCTGGAAGATCCCACACCCAGTGAGCTGCCAATTATCCAACAGGCAATTCCAGTGTCCCTGGAGGTGAGCAAGATGTGGCTGTTTTGGGGCAGAACTCCAGATTCTGCAGTTGCCACCAAATCACTGCTCCTACCTTCCCCTTCCAACCAGACTCCATTATCACAGCTACAGAGAGTGTGTTCCTCATTGTCCCTCTAGGTACCTCTACTCCCTGCTCACGTATCTCCCTTCATCTAAAGTTGTCCCAGAAGCTGCACTCTCCTGTAGCACACATGGGCCTTGCTGAAATTGGCTCTAAGAACCAAAGCATGTCTAAGGGACCTCAACTCTTCCAAACTCTGCAACTCACAAACGAGGAACTGAGGTCCTTGGAGGAAATCAcgtgcccaagatcacacagtcaACATGAGCCTCACCAGGACACGTCCTACCTTTCTACCCACTCTTCCTACCATCTCACAGCAGGGTCCTACCTGCCAAGTCCTTTGATGCCAGCAGAACCCCGGGCCAGGCACTGCAGTCGCAGTTTTTCAATGGGGTCAGTGGCCGTGGTGAGCTTCTTCTTGGCCTGAATCGCCATCTCTCGGTCATGCCGTGCTGTCCCTGCCATCTGAGAAGAGGAACCCACAACACATTGATGGAGTTCAGTCCTCACCATCTGCCTCTGCCTGGGCAGGGCAACAGCGGCCTCACTAAGAAGCATATTTACACCTAGCTCTGTCATCAAACTTCCCAGGCGcagtctcccagagtctgcagtgCTAACTATGCCAACTCTGCACCTGGCATGTTTATTACTTACATAGCAAGTCTTGAAAACATCTGTTTTCTCCAGCCTGGACAAGACTGTTAAACCCACAGCCATTCCTTATGGCCTTTGGTTTTTCTAAAGCCTTCCTCCCTCCACAGAAAATAAGTCCAATTTCTCTATGCTCCCTTTTTTGAACCAACCTGTTACGCTGTGTTCTTCTATTTCAACTTCTCCTTTTTCCCTTGACCCTACATTTAATATTCTCCTCTTTGATCTAGACATTGATTTTTATTGCTTCCATCTTAAGATTCTCAACACTTAAACCTTAATGATTCTTACTAGTAACCAGTGCGTCCCCCTTGATGAACAGGTTAGTGTCCCATTAACACCAAGCAAGATTATCAGGGcataaaaaaatgttaagtagATACCGTCTCTCATCTGACAAATATAcgtaagatctctttcttctcAGTATTCacttttgtgttttaaatattcaGAATTAGGAGCAAAAGTGGTGCAGAGACAGGCTACCTCCTGAGTGTCACCAGAAACGTGCACACTGGTGCAGCTGGACTCCCTTTTCAGAAATTCCACAACAGTGCAAAGAGCATGAGGCCTGGCTGGAAAGCTGTGTTCTAGTCCTGCTTCTTCAACTAGCTCCTGGTGACACCTGAGTGACTCTCGGGATCCCCACTGGCTCCTCCTCTGTTAGGCTGAGGGATTGGATTAGATGATCTTTAGATTCCATCCCAGCTCCCCAAACCCCTAGTCCTCACGAGACCACTGAACCAGTACATGAGGATTCTAGAAGTTACCTTAGTGTGATTTGTAAGTGAAAAGACCCAGGACCAAAAGGGCTTCAGAAATGTGCAGACAACAGTGTTCCAGGCACAGAAAACCTGGCATTAGAGAGGCTTTACCCTTGACGCAAGGGCTCCCTCTCTGACAAAGTCCCTGCGTCAGGATGGAATTATCTTTATCAAAGATGGTAACTGTAAGTTGTGTAGCCTCTCCTATGACAAGGCTGCCACTTTCTCAGATAACCTCCCAGATGTCCCCTGCAAAGTACCCATTACCTACTTTGGGAAAGAGTTCTCAAACCAAGGCCAGAATAGACAGTTCAGCAATGCTCACACATCACTGGGCCCACTGAGCGTC
This window encodes:
- the CAPSL gene encoding calcyphosin-like protein, which codes for MSVTRAWEQRKMAGTARHDREMAIQAKKKLTTATDPIEKLRLQCLARGSAGIKGLGRAFRIMDDNNNRTLDFKEFVKGLNDYAVVMEKEEAEELFRRFDKDGNGVIDFNEFLLTLRPPMSRARKEVIMQAFRKLDKTGDGVITIEDLREMYNAKHHPKYQNGEWSEEQVFRKFLDNFDSPYEKDGVVTPEEFMNYYAGVSASIDTDVYFIVMMRTAWKL